The proteins below come from a single Saccharopolyspora sp. SCSIO 74807 genomic window:
- a CDS encoding NAD(P)H-hydrate dehydratase, giving the protein MQGVWTPEQIRAAEAELFGEVPEPVVMRRAAYAVALHGSRLLAESCGTTSGRHVTLLVGGGNNGGDALWAGVYLRRRGAGVTAVLLSPDKAHPEGLAALRRAGGRVVEAEGPGADTAGIGAGAADAVQRADLVVDGIVGLAAHGGLRPVAAELVERVTVPIVSVDLPSGVDPITGAVDGPAVPAELTVTFGGRKPCHVLSGGAVRSGSVAVAGIGVDEHLPAPELYVLERADVGAYWPIPSPADDKYSQGVVGVAAGSATFPGAAVLATGSAVQATSGMVRYAGPAADVVRSHWPEVVATGSVTDAGRVQSWAVGPGVGTGGSGREVMRYVLESGRPVCADADAITLLAEDSTLWDSRDPETPLVLTPHDGEFARLAGDVGADRVAAARDAAQRFDAVLLLKGNTTVIAAPDGRVLVNASAHAWPATAGSGDVLTGLIGALLASGMDPWLACGCAAHLHSAAAELAAFGGAGQAAPSAEGAAPIGASALLSAVPAAIREVRAAA; this is encoded by the coding sequence GTGCAGGGAGTGTGGACCCCGGAACAGATCCGGGCGGCCGAAGCCGAGCTGTTCGGCGAGGTCCCGGAACCGGTGGTGATGCGCCGGGCGGCCTACGCGGTCGCGCTGCACGGCTCGCGGCTGCTGGCCGAGTCGTGCGGGACGACATCGGGCAGGCACGTGACGCTGCTCGTCGGCGGCGGCAACAACGGCGGTGACGCGCTGTGGGCCGGGGTTTACCTGCGGCGCCGCGGCGCCGGGGTCACCGCGGTACTGCTGTCTCCGGACAAGGCTCACCCGGAGGGCCTGGCTGCGCTGCGCCGCGCGGGCGGCCGGGTCGTCGAAGCGGAAGGTCCGGGTGCGGACACCGCCGGTATCGGCGCCGGCGCGGCGGACGCGGTGCAGCGCGCGGACCTGGTGGTCGACGGCATCGTCGGGCTCGCCGCGCACGGCGGCCTGCGCCCGGTGGCGGCCGAGCTGGTCGAGCGGGTCACCGTCCCGATCGTGTCCGTCGACCTGCCCAGCGGCGTCGACCCGATCACCGGTGCGGTCGACGGGCCCGCGGTGCCGGCGGAGCTGACGGTGACCTTCGGCGGCCGCAAGCCGTGCCACGTGCTCAGCGGCGGTGCGGTCCGGTCCGGTTCGGTCGCCGTCGCCGGGATCGGCGTGGACGAGCACCTGCCCGCGCCGGAGCTGTACGTGCTCGAGCGCGCGGACGTGGGCGCCTACTGGCCGATCCCGTCGCCGGCGGACGACAAGTACTCCCAGGGCGTGGTGGGCGTCGCGGCGGGTTCGGCGACCTTCCCGGGTGCCGCGGTGCTGGCGACCGGATCGGCGGTGCAGGCGACCTCGGGCATGGTGCGCTACGCCGGTCCGGCCGCGGACGTGGTGCGTTCGCACTGGCCGGAGGTGGTGGCGACCGGCTCGGTCACCGATGCGGGCCGGGTGCAGTCGTGGGCGGTCGGACCGGGCGTCGGCACCGGCGGTAGCGGCCGCGAGGTGATGCGGTACGTGCTGGAGTCCGGCAGGCCGGTGTGCGCGGACGCGGACGCGATCACGCTGCTGGCGGAGGACTCGACGCTGTGGGACTCCCGCGACCCGGAGACCCCGCTGGTGCTGACACCGCACGACGGTGAGTTCGCGCGGCTGGCAGGCGACGTGGGCGCGGACCGGGTCGCCGCCGCGCGCGACGCCGCGCAGCGCTTCGACGCGGTGCTGCTGCTGAAGGGCAACACGACGGTGATCGCGGCGCCGGACGGGCGGGTGCTGGTGAACGCTTCGGCGCACGCTTGGCCCGCGACGGCCGGTTCGGGCGACGTGCTGACCGGGTTGATCGGCGCGCTGCTGGCTTCCGGGATGGATCCGTGGCTGGCGTGCGGTTGCGCTGCGCACCTGCATTCGGCGGCTGCCGAGCTGGCCGCGTTCGGCGGCGCGGGGCAGGCCGCGCCTTCCGCGGAGGGCGCCGCGCCCATCGGTGCCTCCGCGCTGCTGTCCGCGGTGCCCGCCGCCATCCGCGAGGTCCGCGCCGCCGCCTGA
- the glmS gene encoding glutamine--fructose-6-phosphate transaminase (isomerizing) produces the protein MCGIVGYAGHRQALDVVLDGLRRLEYRGYDSAGVAMLDGAGGLAVERAAGALSNLESKLAGLDGARFTATSGMGHTRWATHGAPTDRNAHPHQDTAGKVAVVHNGIIENFAVLRAELEAAGVEMTSETDTETTAHLVAAAYSAGPGAGDLSAAVRAVAARLEGAFTLVVTHADEPGKIVAARRSSPLVVGVGSGENFVASDVAAFIEHTRDAVELGQDQVVTITPDGYRVTDFAGEGVPAKPFTVDWDLSAAEKGGHDYFMLKEIEEQPEALQNTLRGHFARGGVVLDEQRMTEQDLRDIDKVFVVACGTAYHSGLLAKYAIEHWCRIPVEVELASEFRYRDPVLGRDTLVVAISQSGETADTLEAVRHARTQRARVLAICNTNGAQIPRESDAVLYTHAGPEIGVAATKTFLAQITANYLVGLALAQARGTKYSDEVAREFDELAAMPEAVRRALSTVEQMRELGRALANSKAVLFLGRHVGYPVALEGALKLKELAYMHAEGFAAGELKHGPIALIEDGLPVVVVMPSAKGRALLHSKMLSNIREIQARGARTIVIAEEGDEAVRPFADELVEIPAVATLLQPLVSTVPLQVLAAEIARARGYDVDKPRNLAKSVTVE, from the coding sequence GTGTGCGGGATCGTGGGTTACGCAGGACATCGGCAAGCACTGGACGTCGTGCTGGACGGGCTCAGACGGCTGGAATACCGCGGGTACGACTCCGCGGGAGTAGCGATGCTCGACGGCGCGGGAGGGCTCGCGGTCGAACGCGCCGCCGGTGCGCTGTCCAATCTGGAGAGCAAGCTGGCCGGGCTGGACGGCGCCCGGTTCACCGCCACCAGCGGCATGGGCCACACCCGGTGGGCCACGCACGGTGCGCCGACCGACCGCAATGCGCATCCGCACCAGGACACCGCGGGCAAGGTCGCGGTGGTGCACAACGGCATCATCGAGAACTTCGCCGTGCTGCGCGCCGAGCTGGAGGCCGCCGGTGTCGAGATGACCAGCGAGACCGACACCGAGACGACTGCGCACCTGGTCGCCGCCGCCTACTCGGCAGGCCCCGGCGCCGGTGACCTCAGCGCGGCGGTGCGCGCGGTGGCCGCTCGGCTGGAGGGCGCGTTCACGCTGGTCGTCACGCACGCCGACGAGCCGGGCAAGATCGTCGCGGCGCGCCGTTCGTCACCGCTGGTGGTGGGCGTCGGCTCCGGGGAGAACTTCGTGGCCTCGGACGTCGCGGCGTTCATCGAGCACACCCGGGACGCGGTGGAGCTCGGCCAGGACCAGGTGGTGACGATCACCCCGGACGGCTACCGGGTGACCGACTTCGCGGGCGAAGGGGTGCCTGCCAAGCCGTTCACCGTGGACTGGGACCTGTCGGCCGCCGAGAAGGGCGGGCACGACTACTTCATGCTCAAGGAGATCGAGGAGCAGCCGGAGGCGCTGCAGAACACGCTGCGCGGGCACTTCGCCCGCGGCGGGGTGGTCCTCGACGAGCAGCGGATGACCGAGCAGGACCTGCGCGACATCGACAAGGTCTTCGTGGTGGCCTGCGGCACCGCGTACCACTCGGGCCTGCTGGCGAAGTACGCGATCGAGCACTGGTGCCGGATCCCGGTGGAAGTGGAGCTGGCCAGCGAGTTCCGCTACCGCGACCCGGTGCTGGGCCGCGACACGCTGGTGGTCGCGATCTCGCAGTCCGGCGAGACCGCGGACACCTTGGAGGCGGTGCGGCACGCGCGCACCCAGCGCGCCCGCGTGCTGGCGATCTGCAACACCAACGGCGCGCAGATCCCGCGCGAGTCCGATGCGGTGCTCTACACCCACGCGGGTCCGGAGATCGGGGTTGCGGCGACGAAGACGTTCCTGGCGCAGATCACCGCGAACTACCTGGTGGGCTTGGCGTTGGCGCAGGCTCGGGGCACGAAGTACTCCGACGAGGTGGCCCGCGAGTTCGACGAGCTGGCCGCGATGCCGGAGGCGGTGCGCCGCGCGCTGTCCACTGTGGAGCAGATGCGCGAGCTGGGGCGTGCGCTGGCGAACTCCAAGGCGGTGCTGTTCCTCGGGCGGCACGTCGGCTATCCGGTGGCGCTGGAAGGCGCGTTGAAGCTCAAGGAGCTCGCCTACATGCACGCCGAGGGCTTCGCCGCCGGGGAGCTCAAGCACGGCCCGATCGCGTTGATCGAGGACGGCCTGCCGGTGGTGGTGGTGATGCCTTCGGCGAAGGGCCGGGCGCTGCTGCACTCGAAGATGCTGTCCAACATCCGCGAGATCCAGGCGCGCGGGGCGCGCACCATCGTGATCGCGGAGGAGGGCGACGAGGCGGTGCGCCCGTTCGCCGACGAGCTGGTGGAGATCCCGGCGGTGGCGACGCTGTTGCAGCCGCTGGTCTCGACGGTTCCGCTGCAGGTGCTGGCCGCCGAGATCGCGCGTGCCCGCGGCTACGACGTGGACAAGCCCCGCAACCTCGCCAAGTCCGTCACCGTCGAGTGA
- a CDS encoding dienelactone hydrolase family protein: protein MARNAKKALEELAHRGPHEVLHGDLALVGMPGVVCTPRSGRGLPAVAFGHGWLQSPRRYGSLLRHLASWGIVAAAPGTQRGPLASHRLFAADLRTALDICVGVRLGEGGISVDADRLAVAGHAMGGGSAVLAAAEDSRVRAVGTFAVTETAPSAVAAASGVTVPGLHLTGGNDLLAPAVANAQPIAATWGGPVQLRELKKASHLGYTDGRHWSELLLHGKSEWGTRRLSRALLTAFLLRTLTGDKRGDVLLDNDVSGTAIDQVRSRTSGTRAGAA from the coding sequence ATGGCGCGGAATGCCAAGAAGGCGTTGGAAGAACTGGCCCATCGCGGACCGCACGAGGTGCTGCACGGCGACCTCGCGCTGGTCGGAATGCCCGGCGTGGTGTGCACCCCGCGCAGCGGCCGCGGGCTGCCCGCCGTCGCGTTCGGGCACGGGTGGCTGCAATCACCCCGCCGGTACGGGTCGCTGCTGCGGCACCTCGCCTCGTGGGGCATCGTCGCCGCCGCTCCCGGCACCCAGCGCGGGCCGCTGGCCTCGCACCGGCTGTTCGCCGCGGACCTGCGGACCGCGCTGGACATCTGCGTCGGCGTGCGGCTCGGTGAAGGCGGGATCAGCGTCGACGCCGACCGGCTCGCCGTCGCGGGGCACGCGATGGGCGGCGGCAGCGCCGTGCTCGCCGCCGCCGAGGACAGCCGGGTCCGCGCGGTCGGCACGTTCGCGGTCACCGAGACCGCGCCGTCCGCGGTAGCGGCCGCGTCCGGGGTGACCGTGCCCGGCCTGCACCTGACCGGCGGCAACGACCTGCTGGCGCCCGCGGTCGCGAACGCCCAGCCGATCGCCGCCACCTGGGGCGGGCCGGTGCAGTTGCGCGAGCTGAAGAAGGCCAGCCACCTCGGCTACACCGACGGGCGGCACTGGAGCGAGCTGCTGCTGCACGGCAAGTCCGAGTGGGGCACGCGGCGGTTGTCCCGGGCGTTGCTCACCGCGTTCCTGCTGCGAACCTTGACCGGGGACAAGCGCGGGGACGTGTTGCTGGACAACGACGTCTCCGGGACCGCGATCGACCAGGTCCGCAGCCGGACGTCCGGCACCCGCGCGGGCGCGGCCTGA
- a CDS encoding type VII secretion target, whose protein sequence is MTTGTGTSGQDVQRAAQAFADAAGRIRAQAEQIDACGAEPDPAGRQFGPEGSAYREAMRRLGANVRAFAEWSDEFAAAFRTVARRYSEIDRAGADELGKVR, encoded by the coding sequence GTGACGACGGGAACGGGCACTTCGGGCCAGGACGTCCAGCGCGCGGCGCAGGCGTTCGCGGACGCGGCTGGGCGAATTCGCGCGCAGGCCGAGCAGATCGATGCGTGCGGGGCCGAGCCGGATCCGGCGGGCCGCCAATTCGGGCCGGAAGGTTCCGCGTACCGGGAGGCGATGCGCCGGCTCGGCGCGAACGTCCGAGCGTTCGCGGAGTGGAGCGACGAGTTCGCCGCGGCTTTCCGGACGGTCGCGCGCCGGTATTCCGAAATCGACCGGGCCGGGGCGGACGAGCTCGGGAAGGTGCGATGA
- the glmM gene encoding phosphoglucosamine mutase, producing the protein MSRLFGTDGVRGLANADLTPELALAVSAAAARVLYDRDDSRRRVAVVGRDPRASGEMLEAAVTAGLASEGMDVLRVGVLPTPAVAYLVGELGADIGVMISASHNPMPDNGIKLFAAGGHKLPDLVEDEIADRLYEQVQRPTGQHVGRVRDVPDAVQRYVDHLLIATPQRLDGIKVVVDCANGAASVPAPEAYSRAGAEVVALHAEPDGLNINDGVGSTHLDAVRAAVVEHGADLGIAHDGDADRCLAVDAAGTVVDGDQILAILAVAMKEAGELADDTLVATVMSNLGLHLAMREHGIKLRTTAVGDRYVLEELRAGGFSLGGEQSGHVVLPGHATTGDGLLTALRVMGRMAATGGTLTSLGTTMHRLPQVLENVRVVDKSVAVSAPTVAQAVADAEAELGEQGRVLLRPSGTEQLVRVMVEAPSEEIADATARRIAEVVAAIR; encoded by the coding sequence ATGTCCCGGCTGTTCGGCACCGACGGGGTCCGCGGTCTGGCGAACGCGGATCTGACGCCGGAATTGGCGCTGGCGGTCTCGGCGGCCGCCGCCCGCGTGCTCTACGACCGGGACGACTCCCGCCGCCGGGTCGCGGTGGTCGGCCGGGATCCGCGGGCGAGCGGGGAGATGCTGGAGGCCGCCGTCACGGCCGGGCTGGCCTCGGAGGGCATGGACGTGCTGCGGGTGGGCGTGCTGCCCACGCCCGCGGTGGCCTACCTGGTCGGTGAGCTGGGTGCGGACATCGGCGTGATGATCTCCGCTTCGCACAACCCGATGCCGGACAACGGGATCAAGCTGTTCGCCGCAGGCGGGCACAAGCTGCCGGACCTGGTCGAGGACGAGATCGCCGACCGGCTCTACGAGCAGGTGCAGCGTCCTACCGGACAGCACGTCGGCAGGGTGCGCGACGTGCCGGACGCGGTGCAGCGCTACGTGGACCACCTGCTGATCGCGACGCCGCAGCGGCTGGACGGCATCAAGGTCGTGGTGGACTGCGCGAACGGCGCCGCTTCGGTCCCCGCGCCGGAGGCGTACAGCAGGGCGGGCGCCGAGGTCGTGGCGCTGCACGCCGAGCCGGACGGCCTGAACATCAACGACGGTGTGGGCTCGACGCACCTGGACGCGGTGCGCGCCGCCGTCGTGGAGCACGGCGCCGACCTGGGCATTGCGCACGACGGGGACGCGGACCGCTGCCTGGCGGTGGACGCGGCGGGCACCGTCGTGGACGGCGACCAGATCCTGGCGATCTTGGCCGTGGCGATGAAGGAGGCCGGCGAACTCGCCGACGACACCTTGGTCGCCACCGTGATGAGCAACCTCGGCCTGCACCTGGCGATGCGGGAGCACGGCATCAAGCTGCGCACCACCGCGGTCGGCGACCGCTACGTGCTGGAGGAGCTGCGCGCGGGCGGGTTCTCGCTGGGCGGTGAGCAGTCCGGGCACGTGGTGCTGCCGGGCCACGCGACCACCGGCGACGGGCTGCTCACCGCGCTGCGCGTGATGGGCCGGATGGCGGCCACCGGCGGCACGCTCACTTCGCTGGGCACCACGATGCACCGGTTGCCGCAGGTGCTGGAGAACGTGCGGGTCGTGGACAAGTCGGTGGCGGTGTCCGCGCCGACGGTGGCGCAGGCCGTCGCGGACGCCGAGGCCGAGCTGGGTGAGCAGGGCCGGGTGCTGCTGCGCCCCTCCGGCACCGAGCAGCTGGTGCGGGTGATGGTGGAGGCGCCGAGCGAGGAGATCGCGGACGCGACGGCGCGGCGGATCGCCGAGGTCGTTGCTGCCATCCGGTGA
- the rpsI gene encoding 30S ribosomal protein S9, producing MFAEEEAPREVAPIPAGRPVQTVGRRKQAIVRVRLAPGSGGFKLNGKALEDYFPNKVHQQIIKEPLTLVDRAEGFDVTANLRGGGPSGQAGALRMAIARALSQLDGDDRPALKKAGMLTRDSRAKERKKYGLKKARKAPQYSKR from the coding sequence ATCTTCGCCGAGGAGGAGGCCCCGCGCGAGGTCGCGCCGATTCCGGCCGGCCGCCCGGTGCAGACCGTCGGTCGCCGCAAGCAGGCCATCGTGCGCGTGCGCCTGGCGCCGGGCAGCGGCGGTTTCAAGCTGAACGGCAAGGCGCTCGAGGACTACTTCCCGAACAAGGTGCACCAGCAGATCATCAAGGAACCGCTGACGCTGGTGGACCGCGCCGAGGGCTTCGACGTGACCGCGAACCTGCGCGGCGGCGGCCCCTCCGGGCAGGCCGGCGCGCTGCGCATGGCGATCGCCCGCGCGCTGTCGCAGCTGGACGGCGATGACCGTCCCGCGCTGAAGAAGGCCGGGATGCTCACCCGCGACTCGCGGGCCAAGGAGCGCAAGAAGTACGGCCTCAAGAAGGCGCGCAAGGCTCCGCAGTACAGCAAGCGCTGA
- the rplM gene encoding 50S ribosomal protein L13, translating to MRTYSPKAGEVTRAWHVIDAEDVVLGRLATQAALLLRGKHKPIYAPHMDTGDFVVIVNAEKVALTGNKREQAFQYRHSGYPGGLRKQSFGQVLESHPERLLEKAIKGMLPKNKLGRAMSKKLKVYAGPEHPHAAQNPQPYQINAKVEK from the coding sequence GTGCGCACGTACAGCCCGAAGGCCGGTGAGGTGACCCGCGCCTGGCATGTCATCGACGCCGAGGACGTGGTGCTCGGCCGGCTGGCCACCCAGGCCGCCCTCCTGCTGCGGGGCAAGCACAAGCCGATTTACGCCCCCCACATGGACACCGGCGACTTCGTCGTCATCGTGAACGCCGAGAAGGTGGCGCTGACCGGGAACAAGCGGGAGCAGGCGTTCCAGTACCGGCACAGCGGCTACCCGGGCGGGTTGCGCAAGCAGTCCTTCGGCCAGGTGCTCGAGTCGCACCCGGAGCGGCTGCTGGAGAAGGCCATCAAGGGGATGCTGCCGAAGAACAAGCTCGGCCGGGCGATGAGCAAGAAGCTCAAGGTCTACGCCGGACCGGAGCACCCGCACGCGGCCCAGAACCCGCAGCCGTACCAGATCAACGCGAAGGTCGAGAAGTGA
- a CDS encoding WXG100 family type VII secretion target, protein MIKVNFAQLSQASDDLGAVSRKIQAELDELEQKLKPLVETWSGGAMEAYKGAQQEWDQAAREMVETAAKMGVAVNTANEAYQAGERKNVGRF, encoded by the coding sequence ATGATCAAGGTCAATTTCGCGCAGCTCAGCCAGGCATCGGACGACCTGGGCGCGGTGTCCCGCAAGATCCAGGCGGAGCTGGACGAGCTGGAGCAAAAGCTCAAGCCGCTGGTCGAAACCTGGAGCGGTGGTGCTATGGAGGCGTACAAGGGTGCGCAGCAGGAGTGGGACCAAGCCGCCAGGGAGATGGTCGAGACCGCCGCGAAGATGGGCGTGGCCGTCAACACCGCCAACGAGGCGTACCAGGCCGGCGAGCGGAAGAACGTGGGCAGGTTCTGA
- a CDS encoding WXG100 family type VII secretion target, whose translation MSGFEADAQQMETAASQIEEVRSNVDHAVKTLHGQIEPVMAGWEGQPAIVFRRLMDRFQQNADTINRKLGEIGEAVQISGKEYDKNEQEQADQMSRIEGLLEG comes from the coding sequence ATGAGCGGATTTGAAGCCGACGCACAGCAGATGGAGACGGCTGCGAGCCAAATCGAAGAGGTCCGCAGCAACGTCGACCACGCGGTGAAAACGCTGCACGGCCAGATCGAGCCGGTGATGGCGGGCTGGGAAGGGCAGCCGGCGATCGTCTTCCGCAGGCTGATGGACCGTTTCCAGCAGAACGCGGACACGATCAACCGGAAGCTCGGTGAAATCGGGGAGGCCGTGCAGATCTCCGGCAAGGAGTACGACAAGAACGAGCAGGAGCAGGCCGACCAGATGTCCCGGATCGAGGGCTTGCTCGAAGGTTGA
- a CDS encoding type VII secretion-associated protein, whose translation MSLHVSVDFGTSSTCTVVSAGGGEPQVVAIDGRPLVPSAVFAAADGTLFVGNEAERQAAVDPSRFEPHPKRRVDEGELLLGSTVLRVGDVVRSVLQRAVGEARRYAGGAAVELLVLTHPADWGSVRAGVLRQAAAGLAQQLVLVPEPVAAAVFHSSGCGRTGYGQAGCGGAGYGLPDGGALAVLDFGGGTVDASVVCKQGRSFRVLATKGDPNYGGADIDQALLEHIGGVVSGMDPAAWQQLVAGREMADRRRRRVLRQDVRGAKETLSRHTYTDVPMPPPFSDAHLTRADLERLVAAALAKAVDLVPATLREGRVPRSRLAGVFLVGGSSRIPLVSRLIHERTGVLPTTLDQPETVVARGALRAVRLDPERAGGLAPAGAHRGSNAPTVRKYPNSPAGVAQTAAQVAAPAPPPVQPDDSLSRASTVVIGGSDQTRPVLRWPAAQQRRRAVQWRGKALPRVLGGGAALLGVAAIVAAALLSPGSGGRAQQPPAEHIAQYEYSFDYPAQWQQTGGDPNLWQTIVAPGPGRDDRIVVQEGDLGYDTGADRARAVRDLRAQYDRFVAQGKPFSAFDGDVSFAGRNAVYYREDLAGTTAEWFVLHQGRFQVSVGCRYTAAAEQEVRRGCEQVVSSLRVP comes from the coding sequence GTGTCCCTGCACGTCTCGGTCGACTTCGGCACCTCCAGCACTTGCACCGTGGTCTCCGCGGGCGGCGGTGAGCCGCAGGTCGTGGCCATCGACGGCCGCCCGCTGGTGCCCTCCGCGGTGTTCGCGGCGGCCGACGGCACGCTGTTCGTCGGCAACGAGGCGGAACGGCAGGCCGCGGTCGACCCGTCCCGCTTCGAACCGCATCCCAAGCGGCGCGTGGACGAGGGCGAACTGCTGCTGGGCAGCACCGTGCTGCGGGTCGGCGACGTGGTCCGGTCGGTACTGCAGCGCGCTGTCGGCGAAGCCCGCAGGTACGCGGGCGGTGCGGCGGTGGAGCTGCTGGTGCTGACGCATCCGGCCGATTGGGGTTCGGTGCGCGCGGGCGTGCTGCGCCAAGCCGCGGCAGGGCTGGCGCAGCAGCTCGTGCTGGTGCCGGAGCCGGTGGCCGCGGCGGTGTTCCACTCCTCCGGCTGCGGTCGGACCGGTTACGGGCAGGCCGGTTGCGGCGGCGCCGGCTACGGCCTGCCGGACGGCGGTGCGCTGGCGGTGCTCGACTTCGGCGGCGGCACCGTCGACGCCAGCGTGGTGTGCAAGCAGGGCCGGTCGTTCCGGGTGCTGGCGACCAAGGGCGACCCGAACTACGGCGGCGCCGACATCGATCAGGCGCTGCTGGAGCACATCGGCGGTGTCGTGTCCGGAATGGACCCGGCGGCCTGGCAGCAGCTGGTGGCGGGCCGCGAAATGGCCGACCGCCGCCGCAGGCGGGTGTTGCGCCAGGACGTGCGGGGTGCGAAGGAGACGCTGTCCCGGCACACCTACACCGACGTGCCGATGCCGCCGCCGTTCTCCGACGCGCACCTCACCCGCGCCGATCTGGAGCGGCTGGTCGCCGCGGCGCTGGCCAAGGCGGTCGACCTGGTTCCGGCGACGCTGCGCGAGGGCCGGGTCCCGCGTTCCCGGCTGGCCGGGGTCTTCCTGGTCGGCGGGTCCAGCCGGATTCCGCTGGTGTCGCGGCTGATCCACGAGCGAACCGGCGTGCTGCCGACCACTTTGGACCAGCCCGAGACCGTGGTCGCGCGCGGTGCGCTGCGCGCGGTGCGGCTCGATCCGGAACGAGCCGGCGGCCTGGCGCCCGCCGGGGCGCATCGCGGATCCAACGCCCCGACGGTGCGCAAGTACCCGAACTCGCCCGCGGGCGTTGCGCAGACCGCTGCGCAGGTGGCCGCGCCCGCGCCACCGCCGGTGCAGCCGGACGACTCGCTCAGCCGAGCGTCCACAGTGGTCATCGGCGGCAGCGATCAGACCCGCCCGGTGCTGCGGTGGCCCGCGGCGCAGCAGCGCAGGCGCGCCGTGCAGTGGCGGGGAAAGGCGCTGCCCCGGGTGCTCGGCGGCGGCGCCGCGTTGCTGGGCGTCGCCGCGATCGTGGCGGCCGCGCTGCTCTCGCCGGGTTCCGGCGGACGGGCCCAGCAGCCTCCGGCGGAGCACATCGCGCAGTACGAGTACTCCTTCGACTACCCGGCGCAGTGGCAGCAGACCGGCGGAGACCCGAACCTCTGGCAGACGATCGTCGCCCCGGGCCCAGGTCGCGACGACCGGATCGTGGTGCAGGAAGGCGACCTCGGCTACGACACCGGGGCGGATCGGGCGCGGGCGGTGCGGGACCTGCGCGCGCAGTACGACCGGTTCGTCGCGCAGGGCAAGCCGTTCTCCGCTTTCGACGGCGATGTTTCGTTCGCCGGGCGCAACGCGGTGTACTACCGCGAAGACCTCGCGGGCACGACAGCGGAATGGTTCGTGCTGCACCAGGGCCGGTTCCAGGTCAGCGTCGGCTGCCGCTACACCGCCGCGGCCGAACAGGAGGTGCGGCGCGGCTGCGAGCAGGTCGTCTCCTCGCTGCGGGTGCCCTGA